In Brassica napus cultivar Da-Ae chromosome C2, Da-Ae, whole genome shotgun sequence, the sequence GCTGTGAAGCGGTTGAGAGATGTGGTTGTGCCTGAGAAAGAGTTTAAAGAGAAGTTGCAGGTTCTTGGATCAATCAGCCATCCAAATCTTGTGGCATTGATCGCTTATTACTTCAGCCGTGACGAAAAGCTTGTTGTGTTCGAGTACATGTCAAGAGGAAGCTTGTCTGCTCTCTTACACGGTATAAAGTTTTCTCCTTTCAATGTTTAGTAGAGTTTTCAAAATCGGATCTAAACAACACAATTTTTCTAtaatgatttttcaaaaaaattggtACATGCGCTCATAAAGTGTCCGTCTAATcaataatcatatataaaacGTTTAATTACCGCTTAGCGATTTTTCGAATATTAGTTTAGTATTGATTCTTAGTTAAATGTTAGATACTTTGTGATTCACAGGGAACAAAGGGAGTGGTAGAAGTCCATTGAGTTGGGAAACAAGAGCTGGTATAGCTCTAGGAGCAGCAAGAGCCATTAGTTACCTTCATTCACGTGACGCTACAACATCTCATGGAAACATTAAGTCTTGTAACATTCTCTTGTCTGAATCCTATGAGGCTAAGGTCTCTGACTACTGTCTTGCGCCTATGATCAGCCCTACATCTACACCGAACCGCATTGATGGTTACCGTGCTCCTGAAGTAACCGATGCGCGTAGAATCTCCCAAAAGGCTGATGTTTACAGCTTCGGTGTTCTCATTCTTGAACTTCTCACAGGTACTAAAAAGAGAGTTCTTGGAAACTTCATTTTAGGTCAAAATGTggttctaaatttggcttttgtTTTGCAGGGAAATCTCCAACGCATCAGCAGCTAAACGAAGAGGGAGTAGATTTACCGAGATGGGTTTCATCTATCACCGAACAACAATCACCTTCGGATGTGTTTGATCCAGAGCTAACTAGGTATCAAGCTGAGGGTAATGAGAACATGATCAGGCTTTTGAAGATCGGTATAAGTTGTACTGCTCAGTATCCAGATAGTCGTCCGTCGATGGCTGAAGTCACCAGGCTCATTGAGGAGGTCTCTCGTTCATCTGGTTCACATAGTCCTTTGTCTGGTtgattcttttttcttcttttcaatgTGGGGTCTAAATTGATCGATTTCAAAATTGTTTGGTCTAAATTTGAATTTGTTTAATAGTTTGTTCGATGATTCTTGAGCTCAGTTGTGAAATACgttgaagatttatttttttagtgtCGAGTTTATCAATTGTTGAAATATATCATTGTGTGGAATGGAAAAATTGTCTCGTTTTCTATATTATAGGCCGCCAGCTATTGGTTGACTCTTTTTTCTAaccaactatgcaataaaacgGCAGGAATCATAAAAAGTTACCGACAAAGTATTTCTACATTTCTTCAACTTCaagatttatatttaaaagGTGACTAAGACTAAGTatctaaatacaaaatattacaaatgttatgaaataatattacTTTAGGTAACGGGTCTATTCAAGTTTCTTAGTTGGATCTGCTAAGTTATCCCCCATCCCCCACACATTTCAAATTCAAGTTCAGATGATTTGGTAAGGCTATTAAAACAAagtttcttcatctttcttttagCCTTTTAAAGTAATTTTAGAATGAGACTCTTtaagaattaatatatttatagattGTATCTATCAAGATGTACATTTGTTTCAGAAAACATTTAAGGACCTAATGTATGGAAACATTAGTTGAGTGcttcattttatatataaccTAGAATATACTATCTTTTGATAAATGTATTGGTATGTAAAAAATGTTGTTTGCTAAGAATTTGTTGTTGATTATGGTCTAGTTTGGAAGTTTAAGCGAAatcaatgggaattgtgatgATACCCCACATCTACACCTCAAATGTTTGGTCCATTTTGTTTGATTGCATATCATTAAAGTTTCATCAACTATATCATGATCAACTAGCGTAACTaactttaaaaagaaaaacttgtTTAACATAATGACTAACCTtacttgtttgtgtttgtgACTTCTTACCAGGGAAgtatatcttaaaaataaatttaagttaTAACGTCTCATGTACTGATCATATACTAATAGTACATGAGATCGACAGTATAACTGCAACCGAATACAAGGGAAACAAAATTCTTTAtcggaaaaataaaataaaagcattTGGTTTCATTTTCTATATCATCCAGATATAATTtgctttttgaaatttttttccttAGAATTCTACACTTCAACgtgtttaaattataaattagtgaAGGTTTATGACGGTGTATAACCTGTTGAATAATaactttttatcaataaatcatgaaattttatgttaaaaaaataatagtcttAAGACTAGCTAAGTGACTGTTGTACGAGAATAAGAGTCATATGCCTATGATAGACCTAGAGATGACAGACTGACAAAATAAGTCAAAATCATTTTATGTTCCGAATTGAATTCATGGACatcaaaaacaatttataagtttataactcTAAGTGTCTACTAAGTAGCATTTATTGTAGAAGTTAATTATGTTGTAGATGCTAGAATGGTAGCTTTtagtatttatatgtttttgctttctaaataaattattaaattttgtttttctgaaGAAAATTCATTAGCATTATGATTTCTGTATTACTTGTTGATCAGTTTTTAGGTGGCATTAATCATGCTACACCTAGTCATGGACACACCGTTTTGTTCTCTTGTTCTAGCTCATATCCACGTGGGTTCACATGCACATGTATATATAACTAAGTGTACTTATTTCATTTAATTGTGGGAAATACCTTAGCCCAAGAAAATACCTTACTCTGTCAAATCCATATTAAAATATCCAAGCCTTTACAACTTGTGATTCATTTTCATGTAGTTAAGAACTAGTATAACTTTTGCCAGCTCATAAAAATCATCAATATAACCATTTATTCTTTGTATTTATAATACAAAGTTTGTTTGAACATGGTTGCCAAACATGATAACTTTTTCTTATCGTCtatgaaaataattaacaaccatgacaatatattttcaaagatTATGCATACTAATAATTCGTGAGCTGGAGAATAAATTAATGGAGGTTCCATCAAATGCTCGAAAAATGATAAACACATAATCCAAAAAGAAATTCAGTACTGATTTAaagaagatatataaaaaattaattagtttattgcGTCAACTTATAGAAATGTTAAACAATTACACATACTTGTGatgtttgaaaaagaaaattatcgTGAGATTTCCAAGAGAGATATTGTAAAGTTTGTTTGGGACCGACATGGTACACAACATGGCCACCTCATCGAGACAGGATTGGACGCGGTTTCTCTCCAAATGTCAATAATTATGCCAACgattaaaagtaaaaacattGTTGGCGAAACAAAAGAAGTAAACCAATCTAACTCGGTGAATTAACTGGTATAATGGTATGTATTAGTCCTATATTTAAGGGAATTTGCAATACATACCTatagaataaaaagaaatattagtgATGATTGGTTTGAACGCGGCTGTAAAAACTTACCTGTAAAAATTAAGTTGTAAGTAAGTTGGTTGTATATGTAAAATTGttattgtagattttttttgcatagatttttgtttagttAAATTTGATGTAGTTCTAAGTTATAGAGTTtagatgttttaaaataaaatatgtgatgtatatataaataattgttgtttgtcaattaaaacaatttatattaatatttttataaattatcaaagcttattagtatttaaaatgtgatatgcaaataatatttatgctatttaaaatatttcaataatttaaaatacaccaaaaattaaattaaaatatttatagatgtttttaattatgattatctaatttatttgatattatagatagtttttttattttacagattcTACGGCTTATTAAAAAAgatgtaagttttttttatctaaaatacataaaaaagtttgttttatttttttgctataactttaaaaataaagctaaaacaTAGTTGGTAAAAACTAATAGAAACTTAATGTATATTTTAACTTTTGTAAAGATTACAGAGAACCATGCGTTTTCCCGGAAGATTTGCTAGGTATTTACTCTCTAGACAGCTAAAAGTGAATAAGAATCTAGACAGCTAAAAGTGAATAAGAAGCATGAGGTGTGGTTTCGGTTTGCTGGTAATCCAATCAGGTTTTCGTTGCGTGAGTTTGCGATCATAACATGACTTCCTTGTGGTAAGAATCCTACAAAAtttaagaagatgaagaaaaactTCACTGAGAAACCTTACTGGCCGTTGCTATTTGGCAAAGTAGATGTAGTTAGAGTCAAATCCACTATGAAAATGTTGCGAAAAAAGACTGTTAAAAACAAGGAAATCTGGATTAAGTATGCATGTCTTGCACTTTTGTTATTTGTTCTTCTCTCTAAGAATCTTGAAATGAAGATTATGAAAGAGCATGCAGAGGCTATTGAAGATTTAGACGATTTCTTTTCCTTTCCATGGGCTAGGTTGGCATTTGATATATTAATGTCTAGCATAAAGGAGATAGACGAGGTTATCTCAGAAGTCTATTGATGTAAAAGCTTTCGTCATAGTTATTTGATAATGTCGTTGTTATTTGTTTGTAGGTGGAAGTCAGGTCCATTATACCCCAAGATTCCTCAAGACCAATAGACGAGGATACTCTCATATGGGTCTGACGAGGAGGATGACGAAAAAGTTGATAATCTTGTTACTTTGATAAATATAACCACCATGTTTTCACAACTTCGATGTTTAAAGGCGGTACGACGAAGATGTTGAAAAGATGCGAGAAAATTCTAAGGTTCAGACGAAAGGGAAGAAGAGTATCAAAGCACTACAATTCCATCCCCAATGGATCCCTCCTTTGTAGCATCTATTGTCATGAAACAACTAAATCCTGAAGTTGCTAGGCTAGACGGAAACATAGCATATGTAACTGCATCTCCGAAAGAAGTTTATGCGAAGGTCTGTTGTATTGAAGAAACCGTTAAGAGAGTCATGGGCACAATGCTTGACACTTTCAAGGAAGAGGTCCTCCACCAATCTGTTCCAATGTCAAGTAAGGGTTtcaatttatttctttttatttaaagtacgttttatattttgaaagttttttttggaTTGAACCTATTTCAAGCTTTGGTCTCTGCATAGGCTAAACCCTGATCAATACTATTTGATAAACACCACAATCACACCTCTGTGTCTCCCTTTCTTCGATGTTATTGCATAGCTTTTGGAATGGTTTTGTGTTCATGGAACTGATGGATGTTTTTCtaactttaataatattaaacaatACCATAATCGTAAACATCTGAAGTCttttaataattgaaaaaaaaatacatctcTGTTTCTCCTTCAAAAAAgtcaaaaacaataaaaataaaagtgcagATTGATGATAATAATACTAATATAGAAGAATCACTGACCTCTTCATGAGCAAGAAGTGCAGAGATCACGAGTGTGTGGTGTCGTTAATAACCATCACCAAACAAAATCCCTCTCACTCTCTAGCCCTGACCCAATCAAGTCCTCTGACTTGACTTTTTATCTTCAATCTTCAATCCCAGCTTTAGCCTTGAGATGCTTCTTGAAGTCCATAATGTCACCATTCCATTTAGTGATGCACTGCTTCTCACACACCCATATCTCATGAGCCACTTGGTTAATCAACCTGAAGTCGTGACTCACCAGAACCAGACCACCATCCCACTCGTTCAACGCCTCGGCAAGAGAATCAATTGTCTCAATGTCCAAATGATTAGTCGGCTCATCCAACAGAAGCATGTTAGGCTGCTTGTACGCCAACCACGCGAATATCACACGGCTCCTCTGTCCATCAGACAGATTCTTCATCGGCATCACTTGTGCCTTACCAGTTAGACCAAACCTACCAATAGCAGCTCTCATCTTCTCCTCTTCGTTACCAGGAAACTCGTTCATCATGTAGATGAGTGCAGGGACTTCCAGGTCTAGCTTCTCAGCTAGATGCTGATGGTACTGAGCAATCTTCAAGTGGTTGTGACGCCTCACCATTCCTTCAGTCGGGTGCAGCTCACCAGTCATGAGCTTCAAAAGAGTACTCTTCCCAGCTCCATTGGGACCAACAAGGGCCACCCTCGAGTCCAAGTCAACACCAAAGTCGATGTTCTTGTATATAAGGTAGTCCGGAGTGTACCCAAAAGAGACTTCCACAAACTGAAGCACTGGCGGTGGAAGCTTCCCGACGTCAGCAAAACGGAAAACGAGAACACTGTCTCTTGCCACCTTCTCCGTGAGCCCACCTCTCTCCATTTTTGCCAAAGTCTTCTCCTTACTCTGTGCTTGGCGAGCTAGTTTGGCTGAACCGTGACCGAACCGAGCAATGTACTCCTTCATGTGGGAGATCTGCTCCTGCTCCCACCTGTACTGTTTCATCTGATTCTCTTCTAGCTCGGAACGGGTCTGGCAGTACTGGTCGAAGTTACCAGTGTAGTACTTAAGCTGCTTGCTCTGCATGTGGATGATGTTGGTACACACTCCGTTCAAAAAATCCTGCGAGTGGGATACCACCACGAGGATACGGTCAAAGTTCTTCAGGCTCTCTTCTAACCAGACACAAGCTTCCAAATCTGTtgcaacagaaaaataaaactcagcacaaatatcaaaaataatataataataatactctCCCTTCATTAAGGTTTCTTCACGCTTActaattaagtaaaaaaaatacaaaacatatgAATTGAAAATATAGAACACTTATGAGTATATACTAATGAAACACAAAACAGAAACCAAGTAAGAAGAAGACAAACCTAAATGATTAGTGGGCTCATCAAGCAAAAGGATAGTCGGCATAATGAAGAGAGCTCTCGCCAACGCAATTCTCATCCTCCACCCACCAGAAAAATCCTTAGTCTTCTTAGCCTGCATCTCCTTATCGAATCCAAGCCCAAACAGAATCTCAGCAGCACGCTTCTCCGCGGTTGAAGCATCCATGGCCTCCAACCTCTCATAGATAGCGTCAAGCCTCTCTCCGCCTCCATCATCCTATACCAAAACCCTATTAAATCAGCATCCAACACACACCAAGTCTAATCGTTCTTTCAACAAACCTGTTCAACAAGAGTCTCAATCTCCTTCTCCAACTTCAACCTCTCCTCGTCACAGCTCATCACAGCCTCAAGGGAAGTCATGTCAGTGGCCTCAATCTCGTGGGAGAGATGGTAGATGTCCATGTGATCAGGAATCGGGAGCTCCCTGAGTCCAATCGAAGTTAAAAGAGTAGACTTCCCACATCCGTTCAGCCCGAGGAGACCGTAGCGTCTCCCGTAGTTAAGCTCCAGCATCGAATCAACAATCAGGTCGTAACCATGAAACGTAACAGACAAAGATTCAATctgcaatcaatcaatcaaaatctaattacatttttttttctgattcaCACCAAGAGAGTCTCTGAGGACTTACACGAATATCTCTAGACTGTGGATGAGAGCAGAGGATTCCGGTACAGGTCCGGTCCGATATATGGATAGCATCGACGCCGCTCGACAAGGCGTCAACTCCGTTTGAGGAAGTGGCGGCGGATTTTGAGGCTGCGGCGGCGGCTTTACCGCCTCTTTTGGCGGCGGCGGCTGCTTTCTTCTGGAGAGCCTTCTTCTTGCTAGCGTCGGACACCATCTTCGATCGAATCTCCCCTGgaatcaaaaaatcaaaatcgattGAGGATTTAGATCGGGGGAGTTAGGGATTGTgattaattgaattttttttttgtttacctgTTGGAGATTGGGAGGAGCTGGGAGAGAGAGATCTGCTGTAGATCGAGTTTCGCAGATGCTTTAGGGTTAATGAGAGAAGTGGTTTCTGTTGAGGGAGGCGGAAGGAAGaatcgtgtttttttttatttatataggaGATGAGTGCCACGTGTACGTCCAGACTTTTGTTTAGCCTCAAGTCTTTCAGTTTGCGTATCGGAATCGGAATCTAACATCTTAGTGCGTTTTTATATGGGCTTTTATATGGGCTTATTAAATTGAAGGCGAAAATTTTGTTGGTGAAGAAGCCCAAATGTCTTTGTACTAGCCCCATTATGTATATGTTTGATGTGATATTTCCAAACAAGGAAAGTTCTCGTCCTCGAACACGACCACAATTTTCTCTAGAAATGGTTTCGTCCCGTCTCGTAAATTTACCCCCGATAGAGAAAAAGATTTATCAATTCCCGATATAACTTATCAATCATCAAGAGCCATTAACCTGATTCTTGACGCTCTTGAAGAAGATGCGATTCAGAGGAATAATACTGACTTTATTTACGTTTCAAGAAAAACAGGGAATTGGAAATAAATATGCGTAATTTGTTCACTGATAGTCTGATACATTTACCAAATGACGTATATACATAACATAATAGATCCCAAAGTTTCATTTCCCTCAATAGTGCAATCAGTACCGGCCCTGACATAAAGCTGGGGAAGCCGGTGTTTTGGACACCAAATTAGATTAATATTTAGGGACGTCACAATTGACATAGTTTGTTTATAGTCTCGGTGAAAGTGGTCACCGGTACTGGATTTGAACACCAAATAAATTTTTGCTTTAAGCATTAAAATATACTGGACCGGACCTGAATGCAACTCGTCATTTTTTTTAGTCAGGTGGTTTTTGTTAGATAATAATTGTATGTCACGTTGGTACAAATCAGATAGCCACTAAACCGATATGCCTATGATTAAATATCGATAAACTGATTAATAAACACTTATTGGCCATACGGAAAATACGGATTAATAACATTATAAGGTTGGAAAAAATCTATAATTGATAGAATATACGAGAAGAAATGTAGGTCCACAGAGTCACAAACATGCTTTTGAAACCTCTACTCTAGTCTTTATATATAGGTTGTTGTGTTTCTTCTTGAGTCTTGGAAATACAACATTGTCAGTATATTAGATATCTATTCGAGCACATCTCTAGACtatataaagaaagaaaaatatatagagagagagagaggagagagatggGGAGGCAACCATGTTGTGACAAAGTAGGCTTGAAGAAAGGGCCATGGACTGTTGAAGAAGACAAGAAGCTCATCAACTTCATCCTCACCAATGGCCAATGCTGTTGGAGAGCTCTTCCCAAGCTTTCTGGTCGATTTTCTCTCTTTATTTCCTCCTTAAACGACATCTTTTGGGATTTCTCATGTGTAAAAGTTCACTTTCTTGCTTCTTGTGTGTTTAGCCTTTCTCTACACCAACTgacgcttttttttttgtgctatTTCTCTACACCGACGAAACTGATGCTATGATATTTAGATACTCGTATTTTAAAAGTTCACTTCCTTAAAACGTCCAATTTTATTACTTGTAATTTATATTTCTCTACTTTCTTCTTGTCAGCAGTTTTTATAGTAATATTTTCTCTActtttgtgaaaattaatttgCATGAGTTATTTTGGTATATGCATGCTAGTATAGATGTTCACCAACAATCAAATATACCTTTAGAAATTAGTTTCAAGAAACAATTTTGATGCAGGAGAATCATATGAATTCTTAACTTTCCTTTTtgaaatagaatatatattttaatatcggTTGGACCTAAAAACAAAAGTCTCAAAACATATAATTAGACTATTAATCATAGTGGCTGGCCCGAAAAGAAATATAGTGCTTGATATTCGTGGTCCTCACACGTTATTAGTTgatcttgataaaaaaaattgttttgtttttggcttTTTGTTTAGTGCTTCCTGCCAAAATATATTTCGTATGGTTTTAACTTTCAATCAATCTGAttgttaatttaattactttggTTAATTAACTAAATGCAGGACTATTGAGGTGTGGTAAAAGCTGCAGATTAAGATGGATAAATTATTTGAGACCTGATTTAAAAAGAGGTCTTTTATCTGAAAATGAAGAGCAGATGGTCATTGATCTTCATGCCCAACTTGGCAATAGGTTTATCctctttttcttcaaaataattgttatttcatattataaacataatttACTTACCTTAATTTGACATTGTAACTAACTCATAATATAATGAAATGTTTAAAGATTATGGACATTAGATTTCAATATTAAAGGTATTGGAGAAGCACAAACGTCATTATATGACGCAAACTTTATCACTTTTTTTGCATGAAAGAGATTGGCTAATCCACATTTTTAATTACtcatattttctttcaaactcAATAGTTTAATTAAGTCGGTGTGATGAAAATGTTTGAACAGTCGAAATCATTAGTGAAATTATCacttataaaattttcaaatattttatttttatttttgtgcaGATGGTCAAAGATTGCCTCTCATCTACCAGGAAGAACTGATAATGAAATTAAGAACCATTGGAACACACACATAAAGAAAAAACTAAGGAAGATGGGTATTGACCCTATGACCCATAAGCCTCTCTCTGAACAAGACGGTGCGCAACAACAAGCTCAGGGGATAAAGAAAAGCTTAGTGTCTCGTGATGAGAAGAACACAAACCAAGGCCAAGAAGATCAACAACAAActagaaaagaagaagatcaacaacatCAACTAGGGAAAGATTTGGAGAAGAACAACACACCCATTTCTACTGATGATGGGTTTTGCATTGATGATATCCCATTACTCAGTCCACATGAGATATTTGTGGACATCTCTTCTGCTCACCATCATACTAGTGATGATAATGCCAACATTAACATTAGTAACTCCACTTCaccttcttcgtcttcctcttctacttCGTCATGCATATCATCACTACCGGGTGATGAGTTCTCAAAGTTTCTTGATGAAATGGAGATTGTTGATCTCAAGTGGCTCTCATCCGATGATTCATCAGGGGGTGACATTAATTACAACGACGGCAAGTTCAACAACAATGTTGATACGATGAGCTTGTGGGACATCAATGATTTGAGCAGCTTGGAATTGTTTTATGAATGATCATGATGATAGTGTGGTTGAAGCGGATGTTCAAGAATGGTTTTAGATCATGATTCATGGACATTTGATCTTCTTtaacttttagtttttttttttcttctcttgttgtttttaattgtttttgtttgtttgtttgggtttggcctTGGTGTTGCAGTTTAGTGGATGATTAGGTGTAAAAGTACATATGTAATTAAAGATTGCAATTGTGAACATACCTTTCTCTGTTTAACCTCGTATATACCACTTGATACTGAACCTCATATCTTGATAATCTCGTAATTTTATGACAGAGCAAAATAGTTTTCATGATACAATTTCTTAAAATTCAACATACACGTCAAACCATACTTCTAATGCATTGGGAAACAAATCCGTCGCTATATAGGTTTGTGGGTCAAGTTCTCTGATGTCTCTCAATGAAATTCGTTTTCCATTCGtagccaaaaagaaaaaaaattcgttTTCCATTTTTATTCACTTAAAACTTTTCACATAAGAATTGGAAAACTAAACGATGATATAATGATGGCATCATGGTGATGAAATCCATTGCCGATAGAC encodes:
- the LOC106423693 gene encoding ABC transporter F family member 1-like; the encoded protein is MVSDASKKKALQKKAAAAAKRGGKAAAAASKSAATSSNGVDALSSGVDAIHISDRTCTGILCSHPQSRDIRIESLSVTFHGYDLIVDSMLELNYGRRYGLLGLNGCGKSTLLTSIGLRELPIPDHMDIYHLSHEIEATDMTSLEAVMSCDEERLKLEKEIETLVEQDDGGGERLDAIYERLEAMDASTAEKRAAEILFGLGFDKEMQAKKTKDFSGGWRMRIALARALFIMPTILLLDEPTNHLDLEACVWLEESLKNFDRILVVVSHSQDFLNGVCTNIIHMQSKQLKYYTGNFDQYCQTRSELEENQMKQYRWEQEQISHMKEYIARFGHGSAKLARQAQSKEKTLAKMERGGLTEKVARDSVLVFRFADVGKLPPPVLQFVEVSFGYTPDYLIYKNIDFGVDLDSRVALVGPNGAGKSTLLKLMTGELHPTEGMVRRHNHLKIAQYHQHLAEKLDLEVPALIYMMNEFPGNEEEKMRAAIGRFGLTGKAQVMPMKNLSDGQRSRVIFAWLAYKQPNMLLLDEPTNHLDIETIDSLAEALNEWDGGLVLVSHDFRLINQVAHEIWVCEKQCITKWNGDIMDFKKHLKAKAGIED
- the LOC106354448 gene encoding transcription factor MYB20-like, which encodes MGRQPCCDKVGLKKGPWTVEEDKKLINFILTNGQCCWRALPKLSGLLRCGKSCRLRWINYLRPDLKRGLLSENEEQMVIDLHAQLGNRWSKIASHLPGRTDNEIKNHWNTHIKKKLRKMGIDPMTHKPLSEQDGAQQQAQGIKKSLVSRDEKNTNQGQEDQQQTRKEEDQQHQLGKDLEKNNTPISTDDGFCIDDIPLLSPHEIFVDISSAHHHTSDDNANINISNSTSPSSSSSSTSSCISSLPGDEFSKFLDEMEIVDLKWLSSDDSSGGDINYNDGKFNNNVDTMSLWDINDLSSLELFYE